A single window of Sulfitobacter sp. JL08 DNA harbors:
- a CDS encoding zinc-dependent alcohol dehydrogenase, with product MKALVYTGVQTLEQQDVARPEPRQGESLIRIMASGICGSDMHAYLGHDARRPAPLILGHEAAGIVVGGVRDGRRVTVNPLVTCGQCSNCQSGHTNLCADRQIISMPPRPGAFAEYVVMPDSNLVTVPGSVTLEQAALAEPLACGWHGVRLGLAAGAPDARAVRGLAIGGGAIGLGAALSMKAQGIRDVTIVEPNETRRAFLVEKCGFPVIAPDALSEDDSFDLVVDGVGFAATRATASARTRPGGVIVHIGLGEDTGGLDIRRMTLQEITFIGTYTYTAEDFRQTAAAIFDGRFGALDWITTRALADGQAAFHEIRAGQVAAPKTILVPSHAAPG from the coding sequence ATGAAAGCACTGGTTTACACCGGCGTGCAAACACTGGAACAGCAGGATGTGGCCCGCCCCGAACCGCGACAGGGCGAAAGCCTGATCCGCATCATGGCTTCGGGCATCTGCGGGTCGGATATGCACGCCTATCTGGGCCATGATGCGCGACGCCCCGCGCCGCTGATACTGGGCCACGAGGCAGCAGGCATCGTTGTGGGCGGGGTCAGAGACGGACGCCGCGTTACGGTCAATCCTCTGGTCACATGCGGGCAATGTTCAAACTGCCAATCAGGGCACACTAACCTCTGCGCCGACCGCCAGATCATATCCATGCCGCCGCGTCCGGGGGCATTTGCCGAATATGTCGTGATGCCCGACAGCAATCTTGTCACCGTGCCGGGCAGCGTGACGCTGGAACAGGCCGCACTGGCCGAACCTTTGGCCTGCGGATGGCACGGGGTGCGTCTGGGGCTGGCGGCGGGTGCACCGGATGCGCGCGCCGTGCGCGGTCTGGCTATCGGGGGCGGTGCCATCGGGCTGGGGGCGGCGCTTTCAATGAAGGCGCAGGGCATCAGGGATGTGACGATAGTTGAACCCAACGAAACGCGGCGCGCGTTTCTGGTGGAAAAATGCGGCTTTCCGGTGATTGCACCGGATGCGCTGTCAGAGGATGACAGCTTTGATCTGGTGGTGGACGGTGTCGGCTTTGCCGCGACCCGCGCCACCGCATCCGCGCGCACCCGCCCCGGCGGGGTGATCGTGCATATCGGACTGGGCGAAGACACCGGTGGGCTGGATATCCGCCGCATGACGCTGCAGGAAATCACCTTTATCGGCACCTATACCTACACCGCCGAAGATTTCCGCCAGACGGCCGCCGCGATATTTGACGGGCGCTTTGGTGCACTGGACTGGATCACGACCCGCGCACTGGCTGACGGGCAGGCGGCATTTCACGAGATTAGGGCTGGTCAAGTGGCTGCCCCCAAGACCATTCTGGTTCCGTCCCACGCGGCCCCGGGCTGA
- a CDS encoding universal stress protein → MYKKIIISLSLDHGISARAIEVARALLAPGGKIQAVHVYEPMQGSVSAYVNEEAVAQAMKGATRALAKRVENAPDVEPVMIEGHSGRAITDYAGDIDADCIIVGSHKPGLRDFLLGSTAARVVRHAPCSVHVLR, encoded by the coding sequence ATGTATAAAAAAATCATCATATCCCTGTCGCTTGATCACGGTATCAGTGCGCGTGCCATCGAAGTTGCCCGCGCGCTTCTGGCCCCCGGCGGTAAAATTCAGGCGGTTCATGTCTATGAACCGATGCAGGGCTCTGTCAGCGCCTATGTGAACGAAGAAGCGGTCGCGCAAGCCATGAAAGGCGCAACACGCGCGCTGGCCAAGCGGGTTGAAAACGCCCCGGACGTAGAGCCAGTGATGATCGAGGGCCATTCCGGTCGCGCTATCACCGATTACGCCGGCGATATCGATGCAGACTGCATCATCGTCGGATCGCACAAGCCGGGATTGCGTGATTTTCTGCTTGGCTCTACCGCGGCGCGCGTCGTGCGTCACGCGCCCTGTTCCGTACATGTTTTGCGCTAG
- the comD gene encoding sulfopyruvate decarboxylase subunit alpha, producing the protein MSIHSRIVDDFVANGVDFITTVPCKQLAGVIDEVDARPEIYHIPSNKEDEGMGLCAGAHMGGKRPAIIMQNTAIGVTINTLATLIQYYRMPLPMLISYRGELREPVACQVEMAVHTKALLAQMNIPTYHFHEEADVHELDTILKYTFMCNKPVAILTDASFWGGYGDQ; encoded by the coding sequence TTGTCCATCCACTCGAGGATCGTGGACGATTTCGTCGCCAATGGCGTTGATTTCATTACCACGGTGCCATGCAAACAACTGGCGGGCGTCATTGACGAAGTCGATGCCCGACCCGAAATTTATCACATCCCGTCAAACAAGGAAGACGAAGGTATGGGGCTGTGCGCCGGTGCGCATATGGGGGGCAAACGGCCTGCGATCATCATGCAGAACACCGCCATCGGCGTAACGATCAACACCCTAGCGACGCTGATCCAGTATTACCGGATGCCGCTGCCGATGCTGATTTCCTATCGCGGGGAATTGCGCGAACCGGTCGCCTGTCAGGTTGAAATGGCGGTGCACACCAAGGCGCTTTTGGCGCAGATGAACATCCCGACCTATCATTTTCACGAAGAAGCGGATGTGCACGAACTGGATACGATCCTGAAATACACGTTCATGTGCAATAAACCTGTTGCGATCCTGACGGACGCATCCTTTTGGGGAGGCTATGGGGATCAATGA
- the comE gene encoding sulfopyruvate decarboxylase subunit beta, which produces MIRSEILREIAPILRDHLVICNIGLPSQEMHMIDDQPTNFYMLGTMGLSSSIGLGLALAQDKTVISIDGDGSVLTNLGTLPTIANNVADNFILMIIDNGSYGSTGDQPTYAGKKTSLAAVATACGCENVVECRDVDTGAALSAAIASGKMTVLVVKCDSGNVKVPVITMDPVVIKDRFMKAVQQ; this is translated from the coding sequence ATGATCAGATCTGAAATTCTGCGCGAGATCGCGCCCATCCTGCGGGATCATCTGGTGATCTGCAACATCGGCCTGCCCAGTCAGGAAATGCACATGATCGATGACCAGCCGACCAATTTCTACATGCTGGGCACGATGGGTCTGTCTTCCAGCATCGGGCTGGGGCTGGCGCTGGCACAGGACAAGACCGTAATCTCGATCGACGGGGACGGTTCGGTTCTGACCAATCTGGGGACCTTGCCGACCATTGCCAACAATGTGGCCGACAATTTCATCCTGATGATCATCGACAACGGCAGTTATGGCTCGACCGGCGATCAGCCGACCTATGCGGGCAAAAAGACATCGCTGGCCGCCGTGGCAACGGCCTGTGGTTGCGAAAACGTTGTCGAATGCCGCGATGTCGATACCGGTGCTGCGCTCTCGGCGGCGATCGCATCGGGCAAGATGACCGTGCTTGTGGTGAAATGTGACAGTGGCAACGTCAAGGTGCCGGTGATCACAATGGACCCTGTGGTGATCAAGGACCGGTTCATGAAAGCGGTGCAGCAATAG
- a CDS encoding alpha-hydroxy acid oxidase, whose amino-acid sequence MSRAAQIQSYGDARRLARRALPWMVFDYIDGAAGTGTGEAANIAALQAIRLQPRVLVNVAQRELGVRVFDHNCALPFGISPMGMCNLSAPGADLMLARLAARCEMPVGVSTVASTALEKMIETADGHAWFQLYYSADGRGNDRLIERAKAAGYRTLILTVDVPEVGRRPRELRRGFKMPFRIGPRQFVDFALHPRWSLTTLLKGRPEMGNFTEPGFAFDRTASRAGADWDFLARLRDGWDGNLVIKGVTSVKDAVRLKSVGVDAIQVSNHGGRQLDCAPPPILALPAIRKAVGQDFPLFFDSGLRSGEDVIKAYAMGADFVFFGRAMQFAIAAAGAAGLDQMCDVFAQEASLTLAQIGRTNLTGLNACFSET is encoded by the coding sequence ATGTCGCGCGCGGCGCAGATACAATCCTACGGTGATGCGCGCCGCCTTGCGCGCCGCGCTTTGCCATGGATGGTATTCGACTATATCGACGGGGCTGCGGGCACAGGCACAGGCGAGGCGGCGAATATCGCGGCCTTGCAAGCCATCCGCCTGCAACCCCGCGTGCTGGTCAATGTGGCGCAGCGCGAACTGGGTGTGCGTGTCTTTGATCACAATTGTGCGCTGCCCTTCGGGATCAGCCCGATGGGCATGTGCAACCTGTCGGCACCGGGGGCCGATCTGATGCTGGCGCGGTTGGCGGCGCGGTGTGAAATGCCGGTGGGCGTGTCTACCGTCGCTTCGACCGCGTTGGAAAAGATGATTGAAACGGCGGATGGGCACGCGTGGTTCCAGCTCTATTACAGCGCTGATGGCCGCGGCAATGACCGTCTGATCGAACGCGCCAAAGCGGCGGGCTATCGCACCCTGATCCTGACCGTCGATGTCCCCGAGGTCGGGCGTCGTCCGCGTGAATTGCGGCGCGGGTTCAAGATGCCGTTCCGCATCGGGCCGCGCCAGTTTGTCGATTTCGCCCTGCATCCGCGGTGGTCGCTGACCACACTGCTCAAGGGGCGGCCCGAAATGGGCAACTTTACAGAACCCGGGTTCGCATTTGATCGCACCGCTAGCAGGGCAGGGGCCGACTGGGATTTCCTGGCACGCCTGCGCGACGGCTGGGATGGCAATCTGGTGATCAAGGGCGTCACATCCGTCAAGGATGCGGTACGTCTGAAATCGGTCGGGGTGGACGCCATTCAGGTTTCCAACCACGGCGGGCGGCAACTGGATTGTGCGCCCCCGCCGATCCTTGCGCTGCCCGCCATCCGCAAGGCGGTGGGGCAGGATTTTCCGTTGTTTTTCGACAGCGGCCTGCGCTCGGGCGAGGATGTGATCAAAGCCTACGCCATGGGCGCCGATTTCGTGTTCTTCGGGCGTGCCATGCAATTTGCCATCGCCGCCGCAGGGGCTGCGGGTCTTGACCAGATGTGCGATGTGTTCGCACAAGAGGCCAGCCTGACACTGGCCCAGATCGGGCGCACGAACCTGACCGGACTGAACGCCTGTTTCAGCGAAACCTGA
- a CDS encoding amino acid synthesis family protein, with amino-acid sequence MLPELRKVVTFDEDVHREGAREASPPLRMIGVAAVVANPWAGKGYVEDLSPDIRRMAPPLGQMLTDRLIALAGSGDAIEAYGKACIAGTNCELEHASALIHTLHFGNFYREAVGAKSYLGFTNTRGPANTQINIPLMDKHDTGRRSHYLTVQFSIYDAPAADELVVALGAATGGRPHHRIGDRYSDLASLGRDVENPAGVKD; translated from the coding sequence ATGCTTCCAGAACTTAGAAAAGTCGTCACATTTGACGAAGATGTCCACCGCGAAGGCGCACGCGAAGCCAGCCCGCCCCTGCGCATGATCGGTGTGGCAGCCGTGGTCGCAAACCCGTGGGCCGGCAAGGGATATGTCGAGGACCTGTCGCCTGATATCCGCCGTATGGCCCCGCCTCTGGGCCAGATGCTGACAGACCGGTTGATTGCGCTGGCGGGTTCCGGCGACGCGATCGAGGCCTATGGCAAAGCCTGCATCGCAGGCACCAATTGCGAACTGGAACATGCCTCGGCCCTGATCCACACATTGCATTTCGGCAATTTCTACCGCGAGGCGGTTGGCGCAAAAAGCTATCTGGGGTTCACCAACACACGCGGGCCGGCCAATACACAGATCAACATCCCGCTGATGGACAAACACGATACCGGACGCCGGTCGCATTATCTGACGGTGCAGTTTTCGATCTACGATGCGCCTGCGGCGGATGAACTGGTCGTGGCATTGGGTGCGGCCACGGGCGGGCGTCCGCATCACCGCATCGGCGACCGGTATTCCGATCTGGCATCCTTAGGGCGTGACGTGGAAAACCCTGCAGGTGTCAAAGACTGA
- a CDS encoding alpha/beta fold hydrolase: MNMTEDGTVFDVAGPPDAPVVVLVHGLGLNRACWQWTLPALSDRYRVVTYDLFGHGQSAPPPETPSLSMFSRQLTGLLDHLDTPAAAIVGFSLGGMIARRVAQDAPQRISALAILHSPHRRSTKAQGAILQRVEQAKRDGPAATVDAALERWFTDGFRADNTEMMDLVRSWVTANPIEIYYKNYKVLADGIDEIVNPVPPLSCPALVITGDEDYGNGPEMSQAIAAEIAGSELHILKGLRHMALAEAPDQINAPLRGFLDRVVAAPPVMTDEDKRALRNAFGTFATGVTVVTTRQPDGTPRGFTANSFTSVSLDPPLVLVCIAKSAHSCDVFASAPHFAVNVLGEAQKAVSGLFASRAADKFELADWHSGHADMPVLDGSLGRFVCARHSVVDAGDHLVLIGRVEEYGVTDSQPLGYFRGSYFSIGLEDPLVDVASAGGTIAIGAVMERDQKVLLKRHGDGTYGVPMAAEDRNSLDGLVAGLKASGLNARLDYLYAVYRDSETAHHGIYYHGTVSGDPPSDMAYFALEDIPLDRIQSRAQRSMLARYREEFRHGSFGIYQGDESTGMVHQVAARQPSKH, translated from the coding sequence ATGAATATGACAGAAGACGGCACCGTTTTTGATGTGGCCGGCCCGCCGGACGCGCCTGTCGTGGTTCTGGTGCACGGGCTGGGCCTGAACCGGGCGTGCTGGCAATGGACGCTGCCAGCCCTGTCGGATCGCTACCGCGTTGTGACTTATGATCTTTTCGGCCATGGCCAAAGCGCGCCGCCGCCCGAAACACCGTCTTTGTCTATGTTTTCGCGGCAGTTGACCGGCCTGCTGGACCATCTGGATACACCCGCTGCCGCCATTGTCGGATTTTCGCTGGGCGGAATGATCGCGCGGCGGGTGGCGCAGGACGCGCCGCAGCGGATCAGCGCGCTGGCGATCCTGCATTCCCCGCACAGGCGCAGCACCAAGGCACAAGGCGCCATTCTGCAACGCGTGGAACAGGCCAAACGGGATGGACCGGCAGCAACGGTCGATGCGGCCTTGGAACGGTGGTTCACAGACGGGTTCCGTGCAGACAACACCGAAATGATGGATCTTGTGCGCAGTTGGGTGACTGCCAATCCGATCGAGATTTACTATAAGAATTACAAGGTTCTGGCAGACGGGATTGACGAGATTGTCAACCCGGTCCCGCCGCTGTCCTGTCCGGCGCTGGTGATTACAGGCGACGAGGATTATGGCAACGGGCCAGAGATGTCGCAGGCTATCGCCGCTGAAATTGCCGGATCAGAACTGCACATCCTGAAGGGATTGCGCCACATGGCACTGGCCGAAGCGCCGGATCAGATCAATGCGCCCCTGCGCGGTTTTCTGGATCGGGTAGTTGCGGCCCCGCCCGTGATGACGGATGAAGACAAACGCGCCTTGCGCAATGCATTCGGAACTTTTGCAACCGGCGTGACAGTGGTGACAACGCGACAGCCCGATGGCACACCGCGCGGGTTTACCGCCAATTCATTTACATCCGTATCGCTTGATCCGCCACTGGTACTGGTATGCATCGCCAAATCCGCGCACAGTTGCGATGTGTTTGCCAGCGCGCCGCATTTCGCCGTCAACGTACTGGGCGAAGCGCAAAAGGCCGTTTCCGGCCTGTTTGCATCCCGCGCGGCGGACAAATTCGAACTGGCCGACTGGCATAGCGGGCATGCGGACATGCCGGTTCTGGACGGATCGCTGGGCCGGTTCGTGTGCGCGCGCCACTCGGTCGTGGATGCAGGGGATCATCTGGTTCTGATCGGGCGGGTCGAGGAATACGGTGTGACCGACAGCCAGCCTTTGGGCTATTTTCGCGGATCGTATTTTTCCATCGGACTTGAAGACCCGCTGGTCGATGTGGCCAGTGCGGGCGGCACCATTGCCATCGGGGCGGTGATGGAACGGGACCAGAAGGTTTTGTTGAAACGCCACGGTGACGGCACCTATGGCGTGCCCATGGCAGCAGAAGATCGCAACAGTCTGGACGGGCTGGTTGCGGGGCTGAAAGCGTCCGGCCTGAACGCGCGGCTGGATTATCTTTACGCCGTCTATCGTGACAGCGAAACGGCGCATCACGGCATCTATTATCATGGCACCGTCAGCGGTGATCCCCCGTCTGACATGGCGTATTTTGCGTTGGAAGACATCCCGCTGGACCGCATCCAAAGCCGCGCACAGCGCAGCATGCTGGCGCGGTATCGCGAAGAATTCCGCCACGGCAGTTTCGGTATTTATCAGGGCGACGAAAGCACCGGAATGGTGCATCAGGTCGCGGCGCGCCAACCTTCAAAACACTAA
- a CDS encoding RidA family protein, giving the protein MSKSKQIIGGPLEIDGRVLTLSRAIRAGDFVFLTGQIPMQDGVPMTTGTIEDQTRAVLEDIKATLAQAGCVLEDVVKSMVWLRSRADFPGFNAVYGEYFPVEPPTRSAVVSDLLVDARVEVEVVAYRPLTGTAE; this is encoded by the coding sequence ATGTCCAAAAGCAAACAGATCATAGGCGGACCGCTGGAAATCGACGGGCGCGTTCTGACATTATCGCGCGCCATTCGTGCCGGTGATTTTGTTTTCCTGACAGGGCAGATTCCGATGCAGGATGGTGTGCCAATGACCACCGGCACAATCGAGGATCAGACCCGCGCGGTGCTGGAAGATATCAAGGCGACACTGGCGCAAGCGGGATGCGTGCTGGAGGATGTCGTGAAATCGATGGTGTGGCTGCGCAGCCGCGCCGATTTTCCCGGTTTCAACGCGGTTTATGGCGAGTATTTTCCGGTCGAGCCCCCGACCCGGTCGGCTGTTGTCAGCGATCTTCTGGTTGATGCCCGTGTCGAGGTAGAAGTGGTTGCCTATCGTCCGCTGACGGGCACCGCCGAATGA
- a CDS encoding aldehyde dehydrogenase has product MTDIRTYKMLIDGAWVDAADGAVFDSINPTTGQVWSKIPEATAEDVDRAVRAAHDAFLTGPWAKMTPTERGKCLRKLAELLADQSEELGRTESVDTGKMLKETRWQAKYIAEFFQFYAGCADKISGETLPIDKPDMFVFTKREPLGVVAAVVPWNSQLFLVAVKIGPALAAGNTVVLKASEHASAAMLEFGRLIEQAGFPPGVVNIVTGHGDPCGRVLTGHPLVARISFTGGPNAARHVLENSKNNFAEVSLELGGKSPFIVFDDANIESAVNASIAGIFGATGQSCVAGSRLYLHDDIADEFLDRMTGLARQIRMGDPLEEETQMGPLCTTGQLEHIKAEVAHAQSQGGTVLTGGKQPDDMQGLFFEPTIIDCPRQDLRIVDTELFGPVLCVQRFKTEDEVIALANDTEHGLAAGIFTRDSARSLRMANAVRAGIVWVNTYRVVSPIAEFGGIKGSGYGRESGFQAMYDYTRPKTIWMNTSDEPMANPFVMR; this is encoded by the coding sequence ATGACAGATATCCGGACCTACAAAATGCTGATCGACGGGGCATGGGTCGATGCCGCCGACGGCGCGGTATTTGACAGCATAAACCCGACAACCGGTCAGGTCTGGAGCAAAATCCCCGAAGCCACCGCCGAGGATGTCGACCGTGCCGTGCGCGCAGCCCATGATGCGTTTCTGACGGGGCCGTGGGCGAAAATGACCCCGACAGAACGGGGAAAATGCCTGCGTAAACTGGCGGAACTGCTGGCCGATCAATCCGAAGAACTGGGGCGCACGGAATCTGTGGATACCGGAAAAATGCTGAAGGAAACCCGCTGGCAGGCCAAATATATTGCTGAATTCTTTCAGTTTTACGCGGGATGCGCCGACAAGATCAGCGGCGAAACCCTGCCCATTGATAAACCTGATATGTTTGTCTTTACTAAGCGCGAACCACTGGGTGTGGTTGCCGCAGTGGTGCCGTGGAATTCGCAACTGTTTCTGGTGGCGGTCAAGATCGGGCCGGCGCTGGCGGCGGGCAATACCGTGGTGTTGAAAGCGTCAGAACATGCATCGGCCGCAATGCTGGAATTTGGCCGGCTTATCGAACAGGCCGGCTTTCCACCCGGCGTGGTCAACATCGTCACCGGGCATGGTGATCCGTGTGGCCGTGTGCTGACCGGCCATCCGCTGGTGGCGCGCATTTCCTTTACCGGCGGGCCGAATGCGGCGCGCCATGTGCTGGAAAACTCTAAAAACAATTTTGCCGAAGTGTCGCTGGAACTGGGCGGCAAATCGCCGTTTATCGTGTTTGACGACGCCAATATAGAAAGTGCCGTGAACGCATCAATTGCCGGTATTTTCGGGGCCACGGGGCAAAGCTGTGTAGCCGGGTCACGCCTTTATCTGCACGATGACATCGCCGATGAATTCCTCGACCGGATGACCGGGCTGGCCCGCCAGATCAGAATGGGTGACCCGCTGGAAGAAGAAACCCAGATGGGCCCGCTATGCACCACCGGACAGCTTGAGCACATCAAGGCCGAAGTGGCCCATGCCCAAAGCCAAGGCGGCACGGTACTGACCGGCGGCAAGCAGCCCGATGACATGCAGGGTTTGTTCTTTGAACCCACGATCATCGATTGCCCGCGGCAGGATTTGCGCATTGTCGACACGGAATTGTTTGGCCCTGTCCTGTGCGTGCAGCGGTTCAAGACCGAAGACGAGGTGATCGCGCTGGCCAACGATACCGAACACGGGCTTGCGGCAGGGATATTCACCCGCGACAGCGCCCGGTCCTTGCGGATGGCGAACGCGGTGCGCGCAGGCATCGTATGGGTCAACACCTATCGCGTTGTTTCCCCGATTGCCGAATTTGGCGGCATCAAAGGGTCTGGCTACGGGCGCGAAAGCGGCTTTCAGGCCATGTATGACTATACCCGCCCCAAAACCATCTGGATGAACACCTCGGACGAGCCGATGGCAAACCCGTTCGTTATGCGCTGA
- a CDS encoding LLM class flavin-dependent oxidoreductase, which translates to MKFQLAINMERLDDSADMTDVARHTLEMVQMADQGGFNIVWAAEHHALEMTIAPNPFSILTWWAGETNNIRLGTAVATAAYWHPIKLAGEAAFLDLISGGRLEFGIGSGAYQREFDRMHPGLLQTDGYKYMQEMLPAVLALWQGDYAHDGEFWQFPTSTSVPKPLQQPHPRIWVAARSPITYDYAVANDANIMCWPFTRPHAEAELYKRQLDEAIAKQGGTANPIFALMRHSALYENAAGRDEAISAITRVLGQFENLYRNLGDVKNGFPKEIPLNELEGREQYDPAMLEQNLMFGSPEDVIKKIKIYEDLGVDEYIYYASLGLGREAQKRSLKLFIDEVMPAFQ; encoded by the coding sequence ATGAAATTCCAACTTGCGATCAATATGGAACGTCTGGACGACAGCGCCGACATGACTGATGTGGCGCGCCATACCCTTGAAATGGTGCAAATGGCCGATCAGGGCGGGTTCAATATTGTCTGGGCGGCAGAACATCACGCGCTGGAAATGACTATCGCGCCCAACCCGTTTTCGATCCTGACGTGGTGGGCGGGTGAAACCAATAATATCCGCCTTGGCACGGCGGTCGCCACGGCTGCCTACTGGCACCCGATCAAACTTGCGGGCGAGGCGGCGTTTCTTGATCTGATCAGTGGCGGGCGGCTGGAATTCGGTATCGGATCAGGCGCCTACCAGCGCGAATTTGACAGGATGCACCCCGGTTTGCTGCAAACGGACGGGTATAAATACATGCAGGAAATGCTGCCCGCCGTTCTGGCGCTGTGGCAGGGCGATTACGCCCATGACGGCGAATTCTGGCAATTCCCGACATCAACATCCGTGCCAAAACCGCTGCAACAGCCGCACCCGCGCATCTGGGTCGCGGCGCGTTCACCGATAACCTATGATTATGCGGTGGCCAATGATGCAAATATCATGTGCTGGCCCTTTACCCGCCCCCACGCCGAGGCGGAACTGTACAAACGCCAGCTGGACGAGGCGATCGCCAAACAGGGCGGCACGGCCAACCCGATTTTCGCACTGATGCGCCACAGTGCGCTTTATGAAAACGCGGCAGGCCGGGACGAGGCGATTTCCGCAATCACCCGTGTTCTTGGCCAGTTCGAAAATCTTTATCGCAATCTGGGCGACGTCAAAAACGGCTTTCCCAAGGAAATTCCGCTGAACGAACTGGAAGGGCGCGAACAATATGATCCGGCGATGCTGGAACAGAACCTGATGTTCGGATCGCCCGAGGATGTGATCAAGAAAATCAAGATCTACGAAGATCTGGGCGTCGATGAATACATCTACTATGCCAGCTTGGGCCTTGGGCGCGAGGCGCAGAAACGCTCGCTCAAGCTGTTTATTGACGAAGTCATGCCCGCGTTTCAGTAA
- a CDS encoding carnitinyl-CoA dehydratase, which translates to MTNGVTTTRNGHVLEVVLDRPKVNAIDVPTSQALAAAFAELRDDPELRVAILTGAGDRIFSAGWDLKALNEGDMQLDNWWETDDYGEGGFTGLTENWTLNKPVIAAINGHAIGGGFEMAMGCDLLIAAEHVEFGLPEMPLGIVPDAGALQRLPRRIPHNIAMEMFLLGRRMPAQEAAHYGLVNKVVPKDKLMEAAREWAASIAWSAPLAMQSVKEVQREIECVPLKQAFHKMRTDPMPTYRKMLKSSDAAEGVAAFVEKREPKFKGE; encoded by the coding sequence ATGACAAACGGTGTCACCACCACCCGCAACGGCCACGTGCTTGAGGTTGTTCTGGATCGCCCCAAGGTCAACGCCATTGATGTGCCAACGTCGCAAGCGCTGGCGGCGGCCTTTGCCGAACTGCGCGATGATCCCGAATTGCGCGTTGCGATCCTGACCGGCGCGGGCGACCGGATATTTTCTGCGGGCTGGGATCTCAAGGCGCTGAACGAAGGCGATATGCAGTTGGACAACTGGTGGGAAACCGATGATTACGGCGAAGGCGGCTTTACCGGCCTGACCGAAAACTGGACGCTGAACAAACCGGTCATCGCGGCGATCAATGGCCACGCCATCGGCGGCGGGTTTGAAATGGCGATGGGCTGCGATCTGCTGATCGCGGCTGAGCACGTTGAATTCGGCCTGCCGGAAATGCCATTGGGGATCGTGCCGGATGCCGGTGCCCTTCAACGCCTGCCGCGCCGTATCCCGCACAACATCGCAATGGAAATGTTTCTTCTGGGGCGCCGCATGCCCGCGCAAGAGGCGGCGCATTATGGTCTGGTCAACAAGGTCGTTCCCAAGGACAAGTTGATGGAAGCCGCGCGGGAATGGGCAGCGTCCATTGCGTGGTCGGCCCCGCTGGCCATGCAATCGGTGAAAGAGGTCCAGCGCGAGATTGAATGTGTGCCGCTGAAACAGGCGTTTCACAAGATGCGCACCGATCCGATGCCGACCTACCGGAAGATGCTGAAATCATCCGACGCCGCCGAAGGTGTGGCGGCGTTTGTCGAAAAACGCGAACCCAAGTTCAAAGGCGAATAG